TTCCTCGGTTCAGATGACTTTACTCCGGCTCTCTATGACGATGTGGGCCTCCTTTACGCTGAAGGTTACCGTGCATTTAACGGTGAATGCTTCAAGAAATCGTTTACGCTGGCTCGCAGCCTCGGTGTTGAAACTGCTCTCGACTTTAGTTCGTTTGGCGTGGTTGAAGCTTGCCGCAAGCTCTTCGATGAACTTTTTGCAGAAAAGATGATTGATATCATCATTGCAAACGAAGACGAAGCTTATGCTTATGCAGGCGTCAAGGAAGAGGCTGCACTCGAAGTCCTTGCGAAGAAGGCTAAAGTTGCGGTCGTGAAGATTGGCAAGCGCGGTGCCTTGATTGCAAAGGATGGCGTGGTCACTCGCGTGTCTGCAGGTGCTGCTAAGGCAATCGATACGACGGGCGCTGGTGACCTCTGGGCATCGGGATTCCTCTATGGCTACATGAACGGCTGGGATATGGAACGCTCGGGTAAGCTCGGTAGCATCGTCTCGAACGAAGTTGTCCAGGTGATGGGCGCCCAGATTCCGGAAGAAGGCTGGCAGCGCATTTACGCCCAAATGTAATTGAGGCTATATGGTTTCTGTTGTTCGTTCTTTTGTGAAATCGCGGGCTCTGAGTGCCTTGTTTGTGCTTGCTTTTGCTGGGGCTGTGAATGCGGCAGGACTAAAAGCGGCTGTAAACACTGCTGAAAGTGATGCCGAGAAGGCTGAACTTGTCGCTGAAATTGCCGTGCGTGATAGCGTGATGGCTGTTCACGACAGCGTCTGCATCGTTGAAAAGAAGGCTCTCCGTTCGGATCTCGAAATCGAAAGAGCCAAGTGCGAAAACTGGGAACAGAGCTACAACACACTGAAGAAGAACAATGAAACTTGCGCCAAGGCGTTGAGTGTTGCTGTTCAGGCGAGCCAGGAACAGGTCGAAAAGCAAAAGGCCAAGGATGCAAAAGCCAAAGAAGAAGAAAAGAAGGATGTGATGATGACGTCTGCTTCTATGATCGGAAGCTTTGGACTTGGCATGCTTATCATGTGGCTAATTCTGGATTAGTTTATCGGGTTTTAATCGCAGCTAAATAGCGCGGGGGTTGAAATGAAAAAAACGACATTTGTCTTGAGCTTGCTGATTGGTTCAGGAATCGCGTTTGCAAAAAAATCGGATGTTCCGGTAGGACCGTTCCAATGGGGAACGACTCTGAAGCATGTCGCGTCGGTTCCCATGACTACGGCAGAAATTTCAGCCTTTATGCCAGAAAAGAAGGTGCTGTTTGTTGTTGGTGGCGAGAATGTTCTCGAAGTGGTTGATATCGCTGACCCGGCAAATCCCCAAAAACTGAGCGAGATGAAACTTTCGGGGGGCGCCTCTAGCGTGACAGTTCATGGAGACCTTGTGGCGGTGAGCCTCTTGAACAGTCCTGAATGGGAAATGGGGCATGTGCAGGTAATGCGTTACAACAAGAAACTTGAAGTTCTTGGAAAACATGAACTGTGCTATATGCCTGACATGATTACGTTTACGCCGGATGGGGCGAATTTGCTTGTGGCCTGCGAAGGCTCTCCTGAAGAGAACTTTAATGAAGACCCGGAAGGCGGTATTGGCGTATTATCAATTGATGCTGGCGTGGTTGGGACGGCGAAAGCGGCAAAAGCATGGGTAAAACCGCAAAAAGTAGTTGTTGATTTTAAAACGCTAGATTCGCTTGCGCTGATGGCTAAAGGCGTGCGCAAGACGGGCGTGAAGAGTTTTGTGCAGTCTTTAGAACCGGAATATATTACAGTTTCCGAAGATTCCAAAATTGCATGGGTGAGCCTGCAAGAAAACAATGCGATTGTCAAGTTTGATGTCGCCTCAAAGAAAATTTTGGATGTGTTCCCGCTTGGCTATGTGGACCATTCCAAACCGGGGTATGGGCTTGATATCAAAAAAAATAA
The sequence above is a segment of the Fibrobacter sp. UBA4297 genome. Coding sequences within it:
- a CDS encoding adenosine kinase — translated: MKKVLGMGAALVDILANVSDEWIAAQGVQKGGMNMVDWPQMEKFLGALENPIRVPGGSTCNTMVGLSRLHGKAAFISKIGDDELGKLFQEHLKNNGVESKLGMSDVATGCVFSAVTPDAQRSMWTYLGASDFLGSDDFTPALYDDVGLLYAEGYRAFNGECFKKSFTLARSLGVETALDFSSFGVVEACRKLFDELFAEKMIDIIIANEDEAYAYAGVKEEAALEVLAKKAKVAVVKIGKRGALIAKDGVVTRVSAGAAKAIDTTGAGDLWASGFLYGYMNGWDMERSGKLGSIVSNEVVQVMGAQIPEEGWQRIYAQM
- a CDS encoding choice-of-anchor I family protein, giving the protein MKKTTFVLSLLIGSGIAFAKKSDVPVGPFQWGTTLKHVASVPMTTAEISAFMPEKKVLFVVGGENVLEVVDIADPANPQKLSEMKLSGGASSVTVHGDLVAVSLLNSPEWEMGHVQVMRYNKKLEVLGKHELCYMPDMITFTPDGANLLVACEGSPEENFNEDPEGGIGVLSIDAGVVGTAKAAKAWVKPQKVVVDFKTLDSLALMAKGVRKTGVKSFVQSLEPEYITVSEDSKIAWVSLQENNAIVKFDVASKKILDVFPLGYVDHSKPGYGLDIKKNKQIEIKNYPLRGLRQPDGISAFTAGGKTFVLTANEGAPVNDYKAWTDETTPMVLLQNGVLDPNVFTAEVLADVKGVTVSNLERCNVTPNKTENGLCPYMYSFGTRSISIFDGESGHLMWDSGDAFEQMMAKVAPYYFNWNSKKGKVKMDARSEDKGCEPENVTTGIVGDKRYAFVGLERASAIVVLDITGTENGNSPNVVDFYLNPKDRGPEGILFIPAEKSPNGEPLLVVGYEYSKTLAVYSVK